In Theobroma cacao cultivar B97-61/B2 chromosome 7, Criollo_cocoa_genome_V2, whole genome shotgun sequence, the genomic window gaagaagaaaataaagaaaatgaaatccCTCTTGTAGGGGACAGCAAGAAAAACCCACTTGCTAAAAGTcccaaaaaaatcatttttgataGTAAAAAGGAGAATTTGgaggaaaacaagaaaatcccACTAGAAAAAGGTTCCCTAAAATGCATGAAAGCTAGGCGAGAAGAagaatatgaagaaaatgaaatccCAGCATTGGAGGAAAGTAGTAACGAAGAGGAGGAAGATGGGATTTTGTGTGATATTTGTAAAAGTACAGATGGGGATCCAACAGATCCAATAGTATTCTGTGATGGCTGTGACTTAATGGTGCACTCCACATGTTATGGAAATCCATTAATAAAAGGAATCCCAGAAGGTGATTGGTTTTGTGACCTTTGCTTGGCTTCCCAATcagagaaaaataaaggagATAAGCAATTTTCTTGTTGCTTATGCCCAACCAAGGGAGGTGCACTGAAGCCCACGACTGTTGATGGTAAGTGGGCTCATTTGGTGTGTGCAGTTTTGGTTCCTGAAGTGTTTTTTGAGGATCCAGAAGGGAGGGAAAGGATTGATTGTTCTAAGGTTCTTGAGAAGCGATGGACAGGGAAATGCTATATTTGTAAAATGAGGAGTGGGTGTGTTCTCGAGTGTTCTGAGCCTAAATGTGGGTTGGAGTTTCATGTCACTTGTGGGTTGAAGGAGGATCTTTGCATTGAAtacaaagaaggaaagaagGGTGCTGTTGTTGCTGGATTTTGCAAATGCCACACAGAATTGTGGAAGAAGGTAATCTTTCTCAAGCTTTCTGTTTGGGTACATAATTCTAATGATTCTTTGTTCTAATTTAGGGGTTATTATTGATATGCTTTGTATAAATTGTAGACACCGTTTGTGAATCATATATGCTGTTGCTTcattaataaagataatttttgaagtaattattttttcctcATACAATCCTCAACCATGTGAGTAACTTTaaagattttcaaattgtaaaatttaCTTATTTGATGAGGTGGTAGCATGTGATTGAGTTATGGTGTTACACTAGGGCATCAAATGTAAATCTGTTAGTAATAGatagatgaaatttttgttgaTGAGTTTTCTTCCGTTTGCAGCAACAACAGACAGGAAAGTTCAAGATTGTAGCTAGAAATGAGCACCGGAAGTGATCAAAAATTGGGGCAAACAAGTGCTGTGTATGATACTAATGGATCAACTTGTTGAAACTTGGAGATGCTGCTTTCACTTGAAGTTGGTAATTGTAGATTTCAGATGAGGTTTTGTACTTGTGGTGGTGATTTCTTTAGATCATAGATTTGATACTTTAGGGCCTTTTTGTTAACTGAAACTGATGTCTAGTCCATAGTTGTTTGACATGATGCATCTATTGCTGTAGTGGATATCATAAACAGTCTATTGTTGAGCAGCTCAAGAAACAGGAGTTCAGTCTCCTACTAACTTGAATTGGTGATGAACTTGGAATAAATTTCTACTTGGGCGTTTTCACTTTGCAGATATTGGGTGCTCTTGCTCCCTTTTCTCATCTTTTCTTATTCAGaaattattcctatttaaaattttctgctcttttttttttttttgagaatttgGTATATGCCAAATGGGATTTCAATGATGTTTTTTATGCAATTCACCTTGCCAGATTAACATCTGCtattcatataaaatattcaattcaaATTCTATGAAGGTTATATTTGGAAAAATACAATTTTGATAAAAGTTACATTTGGAATTCAGTTCTatttaaatagtttttttattcGAAATGATTTATTCACCTTTGCTTTGCAGATAATCATTATCTCATATTATTAcattttaccttttaaaattttgttatataacaaaaataaatggcaaaattcaaaataatagtatttgattaaattttaatatgattaaaaagCAATTCCATTTTTAATTAGGTTGATCTTTTTGGATGCAATTATATTGTTATGCTTTTCCATGGAAAcataaatttatcaatttaagattatattcctaaatttatcaaaatcaaattcttttgattttgCATTTAATCACACTTAACACCTTTTGCTTTAAAGCAAGAAAAACAAGTAATATTGTTgaatggtttttcttttttttgatttGGAGTAAGAGATTTGAACGTTACTTTTTAAATAGAAAGATCATGTATCaattaataagttaaatattCAAGTGCAAGTAATATTGTTGAATGGTTAATTAAgatatctttaaaaaaaatctcaatgattaaaatttaaaaattttaattttaaaagtttcaaaatcaaattttaaataataaacatAAGATTTATAAGACGAGAGACAATTACATGTAATTTGacctcattttctttcataattaATTGTAATATCAATTTGCTATGGTGAAGTAAAGGTGGGGCTCATTATTGATTTGCttcagaattgaatttttaaataataaaaataaaatttatgagaTGAGAGAAAGTTAGGTGTAATTtgatgtcatttttcttcatacaattgaattgaaatataaatttgcTATGATCAGACAAGGGTGAGACTCATTCTTGATTTgttcaaaaattcaatttttaaataataaaaataaaatttatgcaCTCGAACATTTGGTTATaaaatttacaagatgagagaaagttatgccatttttcttttcataattaaattgaaatataaatttagaAATTTGTGAGGGATAACTTTCGTTATAAGtccaattcaaaaatatcacttaatataattttaactatttttagtcaatttttaacataaattGACAACAATGccctttaaataattttagataaattaaagtggtttcagttttcttttctggccattcagataaaaatttcaaaattaaatttcgaTTACTCTCTCTTGTCAAATATTGTCTATCTCGCCATGCAACTCTTTCTCGTTATCCCAAAGAGCAGAGATGATATTAAGGTATATGTTTtaaattcttgagtttattagTTTACTATATTCATAAAACCCCAAAGTTAAGGGGTTGAACTTGATTAGACATATTTGTAAATTAGAACATTGTATGACTTTGGTAACTTAAACTTGACTGTGAACAAgcaaattaattagttaatagATATTGTATTACTGGTTTTTAGATATTGTGTAACTGGATTTTAGGTATTGTCAGACTAACTTTTAAGCATTGCGCGACTTAATCATTGTGTCTTTGGTTTTTATACATTGTGTGATTAGGTTGTAAGCATTGCGTGATTGATTTTTAGACAAtacctaaaaactagtcacgcaataccttaCTAACTAATTACGTAATACTTATCAACTAGTTACACAATACCATACcaaccagtcacgcaatgtttaaaaatcagttacataatatctaaaaattagTCACGTAATGCTTAAAAATTAGTCACGTAATACCTAAATGCCAGTTATGTAATGCTTTAAAACTACAAAAACTATTGAATTtcatttaacaaaatcaataatttcaaacaacatACCATATTCTATTTAACAATATAATCAACGAATATGCTTACTTGGTGAAAAACACtcaaaatgctcaaaaatttctctttatgtatcaaaaactactccaaaatgcttaaaatactcaaaacgcttaaaagttttttatcttatataaaaaattactctaaaatactcaaaatacttaaaagttttttttctgCAAAGAATGCATTAGAAATGAATGCTCTAGTGAGGAGAGCTCAAGGGATATAAATCGGTTTGAGACACAAACCTTAACATATGGGTTGGTTTTATTAAGAGTAATTTTgtctaaaattaatttctcttaactaaaaataattaaaattataaagagagTTATTTCTAAAAACACTTTATTTATGAatagtatttttgaaaagaactATATAAATTTGTTATGATAAAATAAGAGTgaaatttattattgatttgttttgaaatcgaattttttaaataatacaaataaaagtTACGTCATATTTCTCTGtacaattaaattgaaagGTGGGGTGAGGCAAGGGTGGGGCTCATTGTTGATTCgtttttttaatatcaaaagGGGTTCTGCATCCAGCTGGTTTTTAAATTAGGTGGAGGCTCCTTGACTTTGAATTTCCTTTCCATCAACAGCTTCCTTAATCCCTGCAAAGCTTTCTTCTGAAAAACCTGAAGAAGGGTTCATAACATGGAATCAAAAGTGGTATTGGGGAATTCTCTGCTTGTGCCTTGTGTACAAGAGTTGGCTAAAGAGACCATGACCACCCTCCCACCAAGGTACCTACGCCCTGACCTTGAACAGACGACCGTTCCCGCCGATGGTTTGGAGATACCGGTTATCGACATGAAGAGCCTGCtttgtgatgaatccatggaTTCCGAATTAGCCAAGCTCGACTATGCTTGCAAAGAATGGGGGTTCTTCCAGGTAtgtatatgtgtatatataaaagtatgaTTAATAGTGTTGACTCATATCGCTATCTGTAACCCAAACTTTAAGAGAAATGGAAGTAAGGAGCCAACAAAATTACTTATAATCTACTTTTTGATTTGTTGAGAAATGATTGAAATATGTTTAACGTTGTTTAATTTGGAAATCAACCCtaacttttaatttataaCATGTTTGAAAAGTTAAAGGAGCAATTTGGCTCATTTACAGTCTTatcttataataatttattattatagtgtcttaaaatgattttgaattatttaaagtttttttattatgtctaattaaatttttatatttttatgttgagttaaatagacttttatgtttaacggttaattaattattattaattaatatgtcATTTGTCATGACGTGGATGGTAAAACATGTTACGTAATCATTTTATCATGTCACATCAATATACCGTGTTACCATCTATTATAACATATCAACATGCTATGTTAACatcatataacataaaatgacaagaGATGTTTAATTGATGAcagttaattataaaaatttatttgattaataataaaagtataaaactttatttgcatgtaattaaagaattaaaatttatttaatttttttaaaataattcaaaattcttGTAGGCATGATGCCtgattgattaaaaaaatatttttatggctttctttataaattttttaattttccaaaactttttaattatttgtgtCTCTACCAAAGGTCGGCTAATGCGTTTAATCATGAATCTGACTTTGCCGAGAGAGTAATCAAACGAATAACatgcacaaaaaaaaaaaaagtattattAATTTAGCTGTTGCTTTTTGACGGGACATTTTTATCAATGGCACTTACAATTGGACAAGGTTAGCTTCTATTTAATTAtgtattcaattttcaaatctTACGAGTAATTCAATATTCTTGACACCTGAAgaattttttgatttaaataatttcGGCCGAGTTATAGATGCCTCTATCACA contains:
- the LOC18594414 gene encoding protein Jade-3, which gives rise to MDIRFQALPPVKRFRLMQQQNQEEEEFNSSKASSFCLPAKKRKESRDPPVAETTTYCLPAKKRIWALQPDFLSGKPLFSFDLNVEYEKEVEIEENKRNPISKSPKKCIFDAQKEILKESKKNLLEKGPKKCIKTRQEEEENKENEIPLVGDSKKNPLAKSPKKIIFDSKKENLEENKKIPLEKGSLKCMKARREEEYEENEIPALEESSNEEEEDGILCDICKSTDGDPTDPIVFCDGCDLMVHSTCYGNPLIKGIPEGDWFCDLCLASQSEKNKGDKQFSCCLCPTKGGALKPTTVDGKWAHLVCAVLVPEVFFEDPEGRERIDCSKVLEKRWTGKCYICKMRSGCVLECSEPKCGLEFHVTCGLKEDLCIEYKEGKKGAVVAGFCKCHTELWKKQQQTGKFKIVARNEHRK